Proteins encoded in a region of the SAR324 cluster bacterium genome:
- a CDS encoding DMT family transporter: protein LQAWTGLCGILPIFFLSLLVEEDHWQKIESATWINWISVLHAVIFSSIIGHGINFWLLQEQPVSRITPYYLLTPIFAVLMAIIFWGDEPGPKVWFGGAMILFGILMVSSNFDLKKWRNN from the coding sequence CCTACAGGCTTGGACAGGCCTATGTGGAATATTGCCGATATTTTTCCTGTCACTGTTGGTTGAAGAAGATCATTGGCAAAAGATTGAATCTGCTACTTGGATTAATTGGATCTCCGTGCTGCATGCCGTTATTTTCTCCTCGATCATCGGTCATGGAATCAACTTCTGGTTGTTACAGGAACAACCTGTCAGTCGCATCACTCCATACTACCTCCTGACTCCCATCTTCGCTGTGTTGATGGCAATCATCTTCTGGGGAGACGAACCCGGTCCAAAGGTATGGTTTGGTGGTGCTATGATCCTCTTTGGAATCCTCATGGTTTCGTCAAATTTCGATCTCAAAAAATGGAGAAACAACTGA
- a CDS encoding SDR family oxidoreductase, giving the protein MHVLITGGAGMLGRKLAQRLIQDRRIGEQEITKLTLADITTPKGLPQFEGAYAEHAMDMGDPGSAETLIQQRPDFIFHLAAVVSGEAEADFEKGYRVNLDSTRYLLEAIRAQKDYCPRVIFTSSIAVFGVPFPDPIPDTHHRTPLSSYGTQKAIGELLLADYSRRGILQGIGLRLPTICIRPGLPNKAASSFFSGILREPLNGKEAVLPVSDDVRHWHASPRAAVGFFLHAATIDLELVGRDCNLTLPGLCASVKEQIEALERAAGKDTVLLIRREPDPFIEKLVYSWPQSFEAEKARSLGFKAENNFDEIIKIYMEEELGASA; this is encoded by the coding sequence ATGCATGTATTGATTACTGGTGGAGCTGGAATGTTAGGCCGCAAATTAGCCCAGCGACTGATTCAAGATCGAAGAATTGGCGAACAAGAAATTACCAAGCTGACCCTCGCTGACATCACAACCCCCAAGGGACTACCTCAATTTGAAGGGGCCTACGCTGAACACGCGATGGACATGGGAGATCCAGGCTCTGCTGAAACACTCATTCAACAAAGACCAGATTTCATCTTCCATTTGGCTGCTGTCGTTTCTGGAGAAGCGGAAGCTGATTTTGAGAAAGGCTATCGCGTCAACCTTGACAGTACCCGATATTTATTGGAAGCGATCCGGGCTCAAAAGGATTATTGCCCTAGAGTGATCTTCACTTCATCAATCGCTGTGTTCGGTGTTCCATTTCCAGATCCGATCCCTGATACGCATCACCGCACTCCCCTGAGTAGCTACGGGACTCAGAAAGCCATAGGTGAGTTGTTATTGGCAGATTATTCCAGACGCGGAATCCTACAAGGAATTGGGCTTCGACTACCAACAATCTGCATCCGGCCTGGATTGCCCAACAAAGCAGCATCTAGTTTTTTCTCGGGAATTCTTCGAGAGCCTTTGAATGGTAAGGAGGCTGTCTTGCCTGTGTCAGATGATGTCCGTCATTGGCATGCCAGCCCAAGAGCCGCTGTTGGCTTTTTCTTACACGCAGCCACTATTGATCTGGAACTAGTTGGTAGGGACTGCAATCTGACGTTGCCTGGTTTGTGTGCAAGTGTTAAGGAGCAGATCGAAGCACTGGAGCGCGCTGCGGGTAAGGATACTGTCTTATTGATTCGACGAGAGCCAGATCCTTTCATTGAAAAGTTGGTCTACAGTTGGCCTCAGTCATTTGAGGCTGAGAAGGCAAGATCGCTGGGCTTCAAAGCAGAAAATAACTTTGATGAAATCATCAAAATTTACATGGAAGAAGAACTAGGCGCATCCGCTTGA